In Roseisolibacter agri, the following proteins share a genomic window:
- a CDS encoding dipeptidase produces the protein MLKLTAVAALLMGAAPLPAQPLPDAAQEARARAIHERVITLDTHVDISPANFQAGQPNYGAKLPRTQVDIAKMEAGGLDAAFLVVYVGQGALSDSGYAGAYAQAMEKFAAIHRLADTLAPTRVGLARTAADVRRIAASGRRVVLIGVENGYPIGTDATRVRQFAEQGARYLSLAHNGHSQLSDSNTGERDNVWLHHGLSPLGRQVVAEANRWGIMLDVSHPSKESMAQTLALSKAPIIASHSGVRAICNHSRNLDDDQLKALAKAGGVVQLVAFSSYVKCDPAKDAERAAQRTAALTELWKEFGITPPAGAGPGAMRAVRAQADSLPEPRRSAYAAKEREINQRLAAPVATVRDFGDHIDHAVKLIGIDHVGISSDFDGGGGVEGWRSAEETLNVTRELVRRGYTEAQIAKIWSGNLLRVMERVEAVSRQLQAQASR, from the coding sequence ATGCTGAAGCTCACCGCCGTCGCCGCGCTGTTGATGGGCGCCGCGCCCCTCCCCGCGCAGCCGCTCCCCGACGCCGCGCAGGAGGCCCGCGCGCGCGCCATCCACGAGCGCGTCATCACGCTCGACACGCACGTCGACATCAGCCCCGCCAACTTCCAGGCGGGGCAGCCCAACTACGGCGCCAAGCTGCCACGCACGCAGGTGGACATCGCGAAGATGGAGGCGGGCGGCCTCGACGCGGCGTTCCTCGTCGTCTACGTGGGGCAGGGCGCGCTGAGCGACAGTGGCTACGCGGGCGCGTACGCGCAGGCCATGGAGAAGTTCGCCGCGATCCACCGCCTCGCGGACACGCTCGCGCCGACGCGCGTGGGGCTCGCGCGCACCGCGGCCGACGTGCGCCGCATCGCCGCCAGCGGCCGCAGGGTCGTGCTCATCGGCGTCGAGAACGGCTACCCGATCGGCACGGATGCGACGCGCGTGCGCCAGTTCGCGGAGCAGGGCGCGCGCTACCTCTCGCTCGCGCACAACGGGCACAGCCAGCTCTCCGACTCGAACACCGGGGAGCGCGACAACGTGTGGCTGCACCACGGCCTGAGCCCACTCGGCAGGCAGGTGGTGGCGGAGGCGAACCGGTGGGGCATCATGCTCGACGTGTCGCACCCGTCGAAGGAGTCGATGGCGCAGACGCTGGCGCTGTCGAAGGCGCCGATCATCGCGTCGCACTCGGGCGTGCGCGCGATCTGCAACCACAGCCGCAACCTGGACGACGACCAGCTGAAGGCGCTGGCGAAGGCGGGCGGCGTGGTGCAGCTGGTGGCGTTCAGCAGCTACGTGAAGTGCGATCCGGCGAAGGACGCCGAGCGGGCGGCGCAGCGTACCGCGGCGCTGACGGAGCTGTGGAAGGAGTTCGGCATCACGCCGCCCGCGGGCGCCGGCCCGGGCGCGATGCGCGCCGTGCGCGCGCAGGCCGACTCGCTCCCCGAGCCGCGCCGCAGCGCGTACGCCGCGAAGGAGCGCGAGATCAACCAGCGCCTCGCCGCGCCCGTCGCGACGGTGCGCGACTTCGGCGACCACATCGACCACGCCGTGAAGCTGATCGGCATCGACCACGTCGGCATCAGCTCCGACTTCGACGGCGGCGGCGGCGTGGAGGGGTGGCGCAGCGCGGAGGAGACGCTCAACGTGACGCGCGAGCTGGTGCGCCGCGGCTACACCGAGGCGCAGATCGCGAAGATCTGGAGCGGCAACCTGCTGCGCGTGATGGAGCGCGTGGAGGCGGTGTCGCGCCAGCTGCAGGCGCAGGCGTCGCGCTGA
- a CDS encoding helix-turn-helix transcriptional regulator produces MQSPDPVPAWWYRHRRAHGIGSWDEPMHVRLLAERRMPIERSPFRHEGLRPAGLHHYSGITSEHYPAGELIVTVGYPAQRRPHFGADDTALLALLLPALRVAHHAQATAAARLAAAVALLDAGAEALQVVAADGRTLHRNAALGALLASEPERDRLEDAMAHAARGLRALRRPRADASSIAATLHGTPPERAVATTRARYVVRARPAPEAAWGAPGVVLVSVARDAAAPDVAAAARALGLTAREAEVARLLVERLTNAELAGALGISVHTARHHTQRVMQKLGVGSRRELAARLRAT; encoded by the coding sequence ATGCAGTCGCCCGACCCGGTGCCGGCGTGGTGGTACCGCCACCGCCGCGCGCACGGCATCGGCAGCTGGGACGAGCCGATGCACGTGCGCCTGCTGGCCGAGCGCCGGATGCCCATCGAGCGCAGCCCGTTCCGCCACGAGGGGCTGCGGCCGGCGGGGCTGCACCACTACTCGGGGATCACGAGCGAGCACTATCCCGCGGGAGAGCTGATCGTCACGGTCGGCTATCCGGCGCAGCGACGTCCGCACTTCGGGGCGGACGACACGGCGCTGCTGGCGCTCCTCCTTCCCGCGCTGCGCGTGGCGCACCACGCCCAGGCCACCGCCGCGGCGCGGCTGGCGGCCGCCGTCGCGCTGCTGGACGCGGGCGCCGAGGCGCTGCAGGTGGTCGCGGCGGACGGCCGCACGCTGCACCGCAACGCGGCGCTCGGCGCGCTGCTGGCGTCCGAGCCCGAGCGTGATCGCCTGGAGGACGCGATGGCGCACGCGGCGCGCGGCCTGCGCGCGCTGCGCCGGCCGCGCGCGGACGCGTCCTCGATCGCCGCCACGCTGCACGGCACGCCGCCGGAGCGCGCCGTGGCGACCACGCGGGCACGCTACGTCGTGCGCGCCCGCCCCGCGCCCGAGGCCGCGTGGGGCGCGCCGGGCGTGGTGCTGGTGTCGGTGGCGCGCGACGCCGCCGCGCCCGACGTCGCGGCGGCCGCACGCGCGCTCGGCCTGACGGCGCGGGAGGCCGAGGTGGCGCGGCTGCTCGTCGAGCGGCTGACGAACGCGGAGCTGGCGGGCGCGCTCGGCATCAGCGTGCACACCGCGCGGCACCATACGCAGCGGGTGATGCAGAAGCTGGGCGTGGGGTCGCGGCGGGAACTCGCGGCGCGGCTGCGCGCGACCTGA
- a CDS encoding PadR family transcriptional regulator produces the protein MADPTELLHGTLDTLVLKTLAWGPRHGYAIARWLEAMGADALRIEEGSLYPALYRLERRGWIAAEWGLSETRRRVKLYQLTDEGRARLAVETAQWSRFADAVGRILHAPIDAT, from the coding sequence ATGGCCGATCCGACCGAGCTGCTCCACGGCACGCTCGACACGCTGGTCCTCAAGACCCTCGCCTGGGGGCCGCGCCACGGCTACGCCATCGCGCGCTGGCTGGAGGCGATGGGCGCCGACGCGCTGCGCATCGAGGAGGGCTCGCTCTACCCCGCCCTCTACCGCCTCGAGCGGCGCGGGTGGATCGCGGCCGAATGGGGGCTCTCGGAGACGCGCCGTCGCGTGAAGCTCTACCAGCTCACCGACGAGGGACGCGCGCGCCTGGCCGTCGAGACGGCGCAGTGGAGCCGCTTCGCCGACGCGGTCGGCCGCATCCTGCACGCCCCGATCGACGCCACCTGA
- a CDS encoding M28 family peptidase, whose translation MRSTRLALGALLFAPATAVAQATVVPAAEDPRIHAIATGASAARIEADIRKLVSFGTRHTLSDTVSATRGIGAARRWIHAEFTRISQACGGCLEVRYVSDVVKGDPNGRIKQDVNVVNVVAIQRGKTDPNRYVLLSGDIDSRVTDVLDARSESPGANDNASGIAATLEAARLLTKHQPDASIVYADLSSEEQGLQGGEILAKVARQEGWRLEAVINNDMVGNTQGGNGVTENTKARVFAPGLPPTTSAAELRRVLTNGGELDTPSRQLARYIDRIADTYFPNLDVEIIYRLDRYGRGGHHTPFFNQGFPAVRLMEAHENYTRQHQNLRTEGGVKYGDVLEGVDFAYAAKMTALDAATLVSLAWAPASPDSVTIRGAVQPSTTLRWKAVNAPDLAGYRVYWRKPSEVNWTRSRFVGNVTEFTLENVIIDDYFFGVAAVDREGHESLVSFPR comes from the coding sequence GTGCGCTCCACCCGTCTCGCACTCGGCGCGCTGCTCTTCGCGCCCGCCACCGCCGTCGCCCAGGCCACCGTCGTCCCCGCCGCCGAGGATCCGCGCATCCACGCGATCGCGACCGGCGCGTCGGCCGCGCGCATCGAGGCCGACATCCGCAAGCTCGTCTCGTTCGGGACGCGGCACACGCTCTCCGACACCGTGTCGGCCACGCGCGGCATCGGCGCGGCGCGCCGGTGGATCCACGCCGAGTTCACGAGGATCTCGCAGGCGTGCGGCGGCTGCCTGGAGGTGCGCTACGTGTCCGACGTCGTGAAGGGCGACCCGAACGGCCGCATCAAGCAGGACGTCAACGTCGTCAACGTCGTCGCGATCCAGCGCGGGAAGACGGATCCCAACCGCTACGTGCTGCTGAGCGGCGACATCGACTCGCGCGTGACGGACGTGCTGGACGCGAGGAGCGAGTCGCCCGGCGCCAACGACAACGCCAGCGGCATCGCGGCGACGCTCGAGGCGGCGCGCCTGCTCACGAAGCACCAGCCCGACGCGTCGATCGTCTACGCGGACCTCTCCAGCGAGGAGCAGGGGCTGCAGGGCGGCGAGATCCTGGCGAAGGTCGCCAGGCAGGAGGGGTGGCGGCTGGAGGCGGTGATCAACAACGACATGGTCGGCAACACGCAGGGCGGCAATGGCGTCACCGAGAACACCAAGGCGCGCGTGTTCGCGCCCGGGCTGCCGCCCACGACGAGCGCGGCGGAGCTGCGCCGCGTGCTGACCAACGGTGGGGAGCTCGACACGCCGTCGCGGCAGCTCGCGCGCTACATCGACCGCATCGCCGACACGTACTTCCCCAACCTCGACGTCGAGATCATCTACCGCCTGGACCGGTACGGGCGCGGCGGGCACCACACGCCGTTCTTCAACCAGGGCTTCCCCGCGGTGCGGCTGATGGAGGCGCACGAGAACTACACGCGCCAGCACCAGAACCTCCGCACCGAGGGCGGCGTGAAGTACGGCGACGTGCTCGAGGGCGTGGACTTCGCCTACGCCGCGAAGATGACGGCGCTCGACGCGGCGACGCTCGTCTCCCTGGCGTGGGCGCCGGCGTCGCCGGACTCGGTGACCATCCGCGGCGCGGTGCAGCCGTCCACGACGCTGCGCTGGAAGGCGGTGAACGCGCCCGACCTCGCGGGCTACCGCGTCTACTGGCGCAAGCCGTCCGAGGTGAACTGGACGCGCTCGCGCTTCGTCGGCAACGTGACCGAGTTCACGCTCGAGAACGTGATCATCGACGACTACTTCTTCGGCGTCGCCGCCGTGGATCGCGAGGGCCACGAGAGCCTCGTGTCGTTCCCGCGCTGA
- a CDS encoding PadR family transcriptional regulator — MAESELNVLRSSLDLVILKALTWGPRHGYAVAEWVEQATADVLLLEEGTLYPALHRLERHGWVSAEWGVSDNNRRAKFYALTTAGRAQLRRETPTWLRHAEAIARALRAQSPEVA; from the coding sequence ATGGCCGAGTCGGAGCTGAACGTCCTGCGCAGCAGCCTGGACCTCGTGATCCTGAAGGCGCTGACGTGGGGCCCGCGCCACGGGTACGCGGTGGCGGAGTGGGTGGAGCAGGCCACCGCGGACGTGCTGCTGCTGGAGGAGGGCACGCTCTATCCGGCGCTGCACCGCCTGGAGCGCCACGGCTGGGTGAGCGCCGAGTGGGGCGTGTCGGACAACAACCGGCGGGCGAAGTTCTACGCGCTCACCACGGCCGGGCGCGCGCAGCTTCGTCGCGAGACGCCCACGTGGCTGCGGCACGCGGAGGCCATCGCGCGCGCGCTGCGCGCGCAGTCGCCGGAGGTCGCGTGA
- a CDS encoding ABC transporter permease gives MSARGDRRGPSLPEGVRRAFRLPFGRRRAVEQAARDVDEEITFHLAMREARLRDAGLSEEEARREARRRFGDARHVAAACRAEDVAREHASARTELAHSVVQDARYALRALRRAPAFTVAALATLALGIGATTAVFTVVYGVLARPLPYAQPDRLVQLWETSTRTPGDRNPVSVPNYADWRTRVRAFQSTMAYAFNRFSLADGAAATPEQVQGAQLWGDVPRLLGVRPLLGRALGEGDARAYTVVLSEELWRRRYGADPQVLGRAVRLNGRPYTVVGVMPGSFRFPRNDVELWTGYANVLSDSTWSEQRGRRFQRVVARLAPGVTPDAAARELDAVARSLSTQYPDDNPGGGAALVPLREQLVGDVRPALLVLFGATAGVLLIACANVAHLLLARAAARQRELAVRAALGAGRGRVARQLLTESLVLAALGGAAGVALAYAGVTVLGKLAGDALPRLEDVRVDRWALAFTLGAVALTGVLVGLVPALRASRTDLAAGVRDGTRGAGTGRRAHAAQGALVVAEVAASLVLLVGAGLLLRSFQRLNAVDPGVRPAGVLTALVLAAPMRYPEPERQRAVLTAVAERVAALPGVQAVGLCDCMPPENVRQAGSVAVDGSAPDAPAPVVDQVRVGANYFGALRVPVRAGRAFTDADRAGSAPVAVVSEAFARRHLDAGPGREGLTRALGRRISFDQTRWMTVVGVVGDVRYGGLATDAAPAVYYAFAQDPFPGMNLFVRGARADGSDPDPLALLPAVRRAALDVDPELPLARVATLDAVVHDSVARPRFQTTLLALFGALALSLAAVGVYGVVSYGVAQRRREMSVRLALGARHADLLRQVVRRALAPVWLGVLVGLAGAAAGARALSGIVYATSIREPATYVAVTATLVLAAAVAAYLPARRASRADPALALRAE, from the coding sequence GTGAGCGCCCGCGGCGACCGCCGCGGCCCGTCGCTCCCCGAGGGCGTGCGGCGCGCGTTCCGCCTGCCGTTCGGCCGGCGGCGCGCGGTGGAGCAGGCCGCGCGCGACGTCGACGAGGAGATCACCTTCCACCTCGCGATGCGCGAGGCGCGCCTGCGCGATGCGGGCCTGTCGGAGGAGGAGGCGCGCCGCGAGGCGCGTCGCCGCTTCGGCGACGCGCGGCACGTGGCCGCCGCCTGCCGCGCCGAGGACGTCGCACGGGAGCACGCGAGCGCGCGCACGGAGCTCGCGCACTCCGTGGTGCAGGACGCGCGGTACGCGCTGCGCGCACTGCGCCGCGCGCCCGCGTTCACCGTCGCGGCGCTGGCGACGCTCGCCCTCGGCATCGGCGCGACGACGGCGGTGTTCACCGTCGTCTACGGCGTGCTGGCGCGCCCGCTCCCGTACGCGCAGCCCGACCGGCTGGTGCAGCTGTGGGAGACGTCCACGCGCACGCCGGGCGACCGCAATCCCGTGAGCGTGCCGAACTACGCCGACTGGCGCACGCGTGTGCGTGCCTTCCAATCGACGATGGCGTACGCGTTCAACCGCTTCTCGCTCGCCGACGGCGCCGCCGCGACGCCGGAGCAGGTGCAGGGCGCGCAGCTGTGGGGCGACGTGCCGCGCCTGCTCGGCGTGCGTCCGCTGCTGGGCCGCGCGCTCGGCGAGGGCGACGCGCGCGCCTACACGGTGGTGCTGAGCGAGGAGCTCTGGCGCCGGCGCTACGGCGCGGATCCGCAGGTGCTGGGGCGCGCGGTGCGCCTGAATGGGAGGCCGTACACGGTGGTGGGCGTCATGCCCGGGAGCTTCCGCTTCCCGCGCAACGACGTCGAGCTGTGGACCGGCTACGCCAACGTCCTCTCCGACAGCACGTGGTCGGAGCAGCGCGGGCGCCGCTTCCAGCGCGTCGTCGCGCGGCTCGCGCCGGGCGTGACGCCGGACGCCGCGGCGCGCGAGCTGGACGCGGTCGCGCGCTCGCTGTCCACGCAGTATCCCGACGACAACCCCGGCGGCGGCGCGGCGCTGGTGCCGCTGCGCGAGCAGCTGGTGGGCGACGTGCGTCCCGCGCTGCTGGTGCTGTTCGGCGCGACGGCGGGCGTGCTGCTGATCGCGTGCGCGAACGTCGCGCACCTGCTGCTGGCGCGCGCCGCCGCGCGGCAGCGCGAGCTGGCCGTGCGCGCCGCGCTCGGCGCCGGGCGCGGGCGGGTCGCGCGGCAGCTGCTGACGGAGAGCCTCGTGCTCGCGGCGCTCGGCGGCGCGGCGGGCGTCGCGCTGGCGTACGCCGGCGTCACCGTGCTCGGGAAGCTCGCGGGCGACGCGCTGCCGCGCCTGGAGGACGTGCGCGTCGATCGCTGGGCGCTCGCGTTCACGCTCGGCGCGGTCGCGCTCACGGGCGTGCTGGTGGGCCTCGTGCCCGCGCTGCGCGCGTCGCGCACCGACCTCGCGGCCGGCGTGCGCGACGGCACGCGCGGCGCGGGCACCGGGCGACGCGCGCACGCGGCACAGGGCGCGCTGGTGGTGGCCGAGGTCGCGGCGTCGCTCGTGCTGCTGGTGGGCGCGGGGCTGCTGCTCCGCAGCTTCCAGCGCCTGAACGCGGTGGATCCCGGCGTGCGACCGGCGGGCGTGCTGACGGCGCTCGTGCTCGCGGCGCCCATGCGCTACCCCGAGCCCGAGCGCCAGCGCGCCGTGCTGACCGCGGTGGCCGAGCGCGTGGCGGCGCTGCCGGGCGTGCAGGCCGTGGGACTGTGCGACTGCATGCCGCCCGAGAACGTGCGGCAGGCCGGCAGCGTCGCGGTGGACGGCAGCGCGCCCGACGCGCCGGCGCCCGTGGTGGACCAGGTGCGCGTGGGTGCCAACTACTTCGGCGCGCTGCGCGTGCCAGTGCGGGCGGGGCGCGCGTTCACGGACGCGGACCGCGCCGGCAGCGCGCCGGTGGCCGTCGTCAGCGAGGCGTTCGCGCGCCGCCACCTCGACGCGGGCCCGGGACGCGAGGGGCTGACGCGCGCGCTCGGCCGCCGCATCTCCTTCGACCAGACGCGGTGGATGACCGTCGTCGGCGTGGTGGGCGACGTGCGCTACGGCGGGCTCGCGACGGACGCGGCGCCGGCGGTCTACTACGCATTCGCGCAGGACCCCTTCCCCGGCATGAACCTGTTCGTGCGTGGCGCGCGCGCCGACGGCAGCGATCCGGATCCGCTCGCGCTGCTCCCCGCGGTGCGACGCGCGGCGCTCGACGTCGATCCCGAGCTGCCGCTGGCGCGCGTGGCGACGCTGGACGCGGTGGTGCACGACTCGGTCGCGCGGCCGCGCTTCCAGACCACGCTGCTGGCGCTCTTCGGCGCGCTGGCGCTGTCGCTGGCGGCCGTGGGCGTCTACGGCGTCGTGTCGTATGGCGTCGCGCAGCGCCGCCGCGAGATGAGCGTGCGGCTGGCGCTGGGTGCGCGGCACGCGGACCTGCTGCGGCAGGTGGTGCGCCGCGCGCTCGCGCCGGTGTGGCTCGGCGTGCTGGTGGGGCTCGCGGGCGCGGCGGCGGGCGCACGCGCGCTGTCGGGGATCGTCTACGCGACCAGCATCCGCGAGCCCGCGACGTACGTCGCCGTGACGGCGACGCTGGTGCTGGCGGCGGCGGTGGCCGCGTATCTCCCGGCGCGCCGCGCCTCGCGGGCGGACCCCGCGCTGGCGCTGCGCGCCGAGTGA
- a CDS encoding DUF3179 domain-containing (seleno)protein has product MKRLFLVGIACLVIFEIANVWLVMPLPGSQRLRSIDVAYALYGARWAVRAVCAALILAGLRAAWRAPGRRRWIVPASLAVAAAVVWAANVRMAADHMFRRPKRLVMAPAARSTVDPNRLVVGIEIDGDARAYPLQYLGYHHQVRDSVGGRPVLVSYCTVCRSGRVFDPIVDGRAETFRLVGMDHWNAMFEDHTTRSWWRQASGAAIVGARTGATLRELPSRQTTLKLWLAMHPHSLVMQPDSASLKRYAKNFDYESGASRSTLTGTDTVSWREKAWVVGLSLGGEHRAYDWNRLRRERVVNDVVGGTPVVVAMADDRASFVAFTRPDPETRFALRGDSLVGGGRSYALTGRGATDALTPVTAYQEFWHSWRTFHPGTTTY; this is encoded by the coding sequence ATGAAGCGCCTCTTCCTCGTGGGCATCGCGTGCCTGGTGATCTTCGAGATCGCCAACGTCTGGCTCGTGATGCCGCTGCCCGGCAGCCAGCGCCTGCGCAGCATCGACGTCGCGTACGCCCTGTACGGCGCGCGCTGGGCGGTGCGCGCGGTGTGCGCCGCGCTGATCCTCGCGGGACTGCGCGCCGCGTGGCGCGCGCCGGGCCGACGGCGGTGGATCGTGCCCGCGTCGCTCGCGGTCGCGGCGGCGGTCGTCTGGGCCGCCAACGTGCGCATGGCCGCCGACCACATGTTCCGGCGGCCGAAGCGCCTCGTGATGGCGCCCGCCGCGCGCAGCACGGTGGATCCCAACCGGCTGGTGGTGGGCATCGAGATCGACGGCGACGCGCGCGCCTACCCGCTGCAGTACCTCGGCTACCACCACCAGGTGCGCGACAGCGTCGGCGGCCGGCCGGTGCTGGTGAGCTACTGCACGGTGTGCCGCTCGGGGCGCGTGTTCGACCCGATCGTCGACGGGCGCGCGGAGACGTTCCGGCTGGTGGGGATGGACCACTGGAACGCGATGTTCGAGGACCACACCACGCGCAGCTGGTGGCGGCAGGCGAGCGGCGCGGCGATCGTCGGCGCGCGCACGGGCGCGACGCTGCGCGAGCTGCCGAGCCGCCAGACGACGCTGAAGCTCTGGCTGGCGATGCATCCGCACAGCCTCGTGATGCAGCCCGACAGCGCGTCGCTGAAGCGCTACGCGAAGAACTTCGACTACGAGAGCGGCGCCAGCCGCAGCACGCTCACCGGCACGGACACGGTGTCGTGGCGCGAGAAGGCGTGGGTGGTGGGCCTGTCGCTCGGCGGCGAGCACCGCGCGTACGACTGGAACCGCCTGCGCCGCGAGCGCGTGGTGAACGACGTGGTGGGCGGCACGCCGGTGGTGGTCGCGATGGCCGACGACCGCGCGAGCTTCGTCGCCTTCACGCGCCCCGATCCCGAGACGCGCTTCGCGCTGCGCGGCGACTCGCTGGTGGGCGGTGGCCGCAGCTACGCGCTCACCGGCCGCGGCGCGACGGACGCGCTGACGCCCGTGACGGCGTACCAGGAGTTCTGGCACAGCTGGCGGACGTTCCATCCGGGGACGACGACGTACTGA
- a CDS encoding ABC transporter permease, protein MPELGRFARELRALLWKPTVEREVDDELAHHLERLEAELRARGVAPAEARAQARARFGDPARIGAECREIGRSRDRAYRRTRWLEELAQDARYALRQLRASPRFTLVAVLTLAIGLGASTTIFGIADAVLLRPLPFLEPDRLAIVWEETPSRQAFSVSEPNYLDWAARTRRFSRVAAFAGRTANLMSDAGPEQLVGAGATHGFFPVLGVAPILGRTFTPEETAPGGDQRVAVLSHDLWQQRFAGDPRILERTVQLDGVRYRVIGVMPRGFDFPGQVQVWTPLAPSMSWPRADRRMDAMIGRLAPGATEEQARRELSAIAAQLARDHPTSNTDWGARVRPLTEWYVSPEMRARVVTLLVAVGLLLAMACANVASLLLARATARERQMAVRAALGAGRGRIVRQLLTESVLLSLLGGAVGVALSAAAVPLVRRTGSAAIPLLSTMRLDWRVLGFALAACVVTGLVFGLAPAARLARAASPSRRARTGTGPALHALLRSGTRLADAGAMRNVLIVGSVALATLMLVSAGLVGGSFLRLMRVDLGFSSEQVLTGSIVLPEDRYQPAQVVAFFDQLTERLRGLPGVRAVGATNIAPYGGGNTAMGWAALGREPANRSEYPIASWRAVTTGYFPALGITLRQGRLYDASDASAPRGSERTLVISETLARRAWPNAPAVGQRLRLGNGQTARVIGVVSDARLLAVDSAPAPTIYFSQSRFAFPSMWLTIRATGDAAALTAAVRREVAALDPTLPVARVQPLAQLVSDATAQPRLTVLVFGLFATAALALAAVGLYGLIAFGVAQRTREIGVQLALGAQPRRVVRGVLARGVRLAVVGVVIGGAGAYVTAGALRAILFQTEPTDPLTFAAVGAVLLLVAGAASVGPARRAARLDPVLALRSE, encoded by the coding sequence ATGCCCGAGCTGGGACGCTTCGCCCGCGAGTTGCGCGCGCTCCTCTGGAAGCCCACCGTCGAGCGCGAGGTCGACGACGAGCTCGCGCATCACCTGGAGCGGCTGGAGGCCGAGCTGCGCGCGCGCGGCGTCGCGCCGGCCGAGGCGCGTGCGCAGGCGCGCGCCCGCTTCGGCGACCCGGCGCGCATCGGCGCCGAGTGCCGCGAGATCGGCCGCTCGCGCGACCGCGCGTATCGCCGCACGCGCTGGCTGGAGGAGCTGGCGCAGGACGCGCGCTACGCGCTTCGGCAGCTGCGCGCGAGCCCGCGCTTCACGCTGGTGGCGGTGCTGACGCTCGCCATCGGGCTCGGCGCCTCGACGACGATCTTCGGCATCGCCGACGCGGTGCTGCTGCGCCCCCTCCCGTTCCTCGAGCCCGATCGCCTCGCGATCGTGTGGGAGGAGACGCCGAGCCGGCAGGCGTTCTCCGTGTCGGAGCCGAACTACCTGGACTGGGCCGCGCGCACGCGGCGCTTCTCGCGCGTCGCCGCGTTCGCCGGGCGCACCGCGAACCTGATGAGCGACGCGGGCCCCGAGCAGCTCGTCGGCGCCGGCGCGACGCACGGCTTCTTCCCCGTGCTCGGCGTCGCACCGATCCTGGGGCGCACGTTCACGCCCGAGGAGACCGCGCCCGGCGGCGACCAGCGCGTCGCGGTGCTGAGCCACGACCTCTGGCAGCAGCGCTTCGCCGGCGATCCGCGCATCCTCGAGCGCACCGTGCAGCTCGACGGCGTGCGCTATCGCGTCATCGGCGTGATGCCGCGCGGCTTCGACTTCCCCGGCCAGGTGCAGGTGTGGACGCCGCTCGCGCCGTCGATGAGCTGGCCGCGCGCGGACCGGCGGATGGACGCGATGATCGGGCGGCTCGCGCCCGGCGCGACGGAGGAGCAGGCGCGCCGCGAGCTCTCCGCCATCGCGGCGCAGCTCGCGCGCGACCATCCCACGTCCAACACCGACTGGGGCGCGCGCGTGCGGCCGCTCACCGAGTGGTACGTGAGCCCGGAGATGCGCGCCCGCGTCGTCACGCTGCTGGTGGCCGTGGGGCTGCTGCTGGCGATGGCCTGCGCGAACGTCGCGAGCCTGCTGCTGGCACGCGCGACCGCGCGCGAGCGGCAGATGGCGGTGCGCGCCGCGCTGGGCGCGGGACGCGGCCGCATCGTGCGGCAGCTGCTCACCGAGAGCGTGCTGCTGTCGCTGCTCGGCGGCGCGGTGGGCGTGGCGCTGTCCGCCGCCGCGGTGCCGCTCGTGCGCCGCACCGGCAGCGCCGCGATCCCGCTGCTCTCGACGATGCGGCTCGACTGGCGCGTGCTCGGCTTCGCGCTCGCGGCGTGCGTGGTCACCGGGCTCGTGTTCGGGCTCGCGCCGGCGGCGCGGCTGGCGCGTGCGGCGTCGCCGTCGCGCCGCGCGCGCACGGGGACGGGGCCCGCGCTGCACGCGCTGCTGCGCAGCGGCACGCGCCTCGCCGACGCCGGCGCGATGCGCAACGTGCTGATCGTCGGCTCGGTCGCGCTGGCGACGCTGATGCTGGTGAGCGCGGGGCTCGTCGGCGGGAGCTTCCTGCGGCTGATGCGCGTGGACCTCGGCTTCTCGAGCGAGCAGGTGCTCACCGGCTCGATCGTGCTGCCCGAGGACCGCTACCAGCCGGCGCAGGTGGTTGCCTTCTTCGACCAGCTGACGGAGCGCCTGCGCGGGCTGCCCGGCGTGCGCGCGGTGGGCGCGACGAACATCGCGCCGTACGGCGGCGGCAACACGGCGATGGGGTGGGCCGCGCTCGGGCGCGAGCCGGCGAACAGGTCGGAGTACCCGATCGCGTCGTGGCGCGCGGTGACCACGGGCTACTTCCCCGCCCTCGGCATCACGCTGCGCCAGGGGCGCCTGTACGACGCCAGCGACGCCTCGGCGCCGCGCGGCTCCGAGCGCACGCTGGTGATCAGCGAGACGCTGGCGCGGCGCGCCTGGCCCAACGCGCCCGCGGTCGGCCAGCGGCTGCGCCTGGGCAACGGGCAGACCGCGCGCGTCATCGGCGTCGTCAGCGACGCGCGGCTGCTGGCGGTGGACTCCGCGCCGGCGCCCACGATCTACTTCTCGCAGTCGCGCTTCGCCTTCCCGTCGATGTGGCTCACCATCCGCGCGACGGGTGACGCCGCCGCGCTGACGGCCGCCGTGCGGCGCGAGGTCGCGGCGCTCGACCCGACGCTCCCGGTGGCGCGCGTCCAGCCGCTGGCGCAGCTGGTGTCCGACGCGACCGCGCAGCCGCGGCTGACGGTGCTGGTGTTCGGGCTGTTCGCGACGGCGGCGCTCGCGCTGGCGGCCGTGGGCCTGTACGGGCTGATCGCGTTCGGCGTCGCGCAGCGCACGCGCGAGATCGGCGTGCAGCTCGCGCTCGGCGCGCAGCCGCGGCGCGTGGTGCGCGGCGTGCTCGCGCGCGGCGTGCGGCTGGCGGTGGTCGGCGTGGTGATCGGCGGCGCGGGCGCGTACGTCACCGCGGGCGCGCTGCGCGCGATCCTCTTCCAGACGGAGCCGACCGATCCGCTGACGTTCGCGGCGGTGGGCGCGGTGCTGCTGCTCGTCGCCGGGGCGGCGAGCGTGGGCCCGGCGCGCCGCGCGGCGCGGCTGGACCCCGTGCTGGCGCTGCGGAGCGAGTAG